A region from the Kineothrix sp. IPX-CK genome encodes:
- a CDS encoding TetR/AcrR family transcriptional regulator, with the protein MARPAKKSSEQWTQEIINAAQNLFTANGYDETSISDIMDAVKGAKGTFYQFFESKELLLETLVEKWADDYEKAIIEILDSANSTFVDKFSKMMDLIKQMSSKTLGMEAFFHPSNGVMIYKLTKRIATVITPYLEEVLKMGMEEDLFSLDDPHFYASFIISGALGSLSSGAEAPIDNIPGNLQLLPEITANILGIDKGVLLYSKETTR; encoded by the coding sequence ATGGCTCGTCCTGCAAAAAAATCATCTGAACAGTGGACACAAGAAATCATAAATGCGGCCCAAAATCTTTTTACTGCCAATGGTTATGATGAAACTTCCATAAGTGACATAATGGATGCCGTAAAAGGTGCGAAGGGTACATTTTATCAATTTTTTGAAAGTAAAGAATTGTTATTGGAAACGCTTGTTGAAAAATGGGCAGATGATTATGAAAAAGCTATCATTGAGATACTGGACAGTGCTAATAGCACTTTTGTTGATAAGTTTTCAAAAATGATGGACTTAATTAAACAAATGTCAAGTAAGACATTGGGAATGGAAGCATTTTTTCACCCCTCAAACGGTGTTATGATTTATAAACTGACAAAAAGAATAGCCACCGTTATAACTCCTTATTTGGAAGAAGTTTTAAAAATGGGAATGGAAGAAGATTTGTTTTCTTTGGATGATCCGCATTTTTATGCAAGCTTTATTATAAGCGGAGCATTAGGCTCATTGAGTTCAGGTGCAGAGGCCCCTATCGATAACATACCGGGGAATCTCCAGTTACTGCCTGAAATAACGGCTAATATCCTGGGAATTGACAAAGGCGTACTGCTCTATAGCAAGGAGACCACAAGATGA
- a CDS encoding oleate hydratase codes for MYYSSGNYEAFARPLKPEGVDGKSAYIVGSGLAALAAACFLVRDGQMAGKHVHVLEKDPIPGGACDGYQYENVGYVMRGGREMDNHFECMWDLFRSIPSIETEGISVLDEYYWLNKADPNYSLCRATLNRGEDAHTEGKFDISDKGAMEIMKLFFTANEELQDKRITDVFDDEVLDSNFWMYWRTMFAFENWHSALEMKLYIQRFIHHIGGLPDFKALRFTKYNQYESMILPMVKYLEGFGVQFHYGVKVVNVKFNCAGSKKQAASIEVIRDGKEESIDLTENDLVFITNGGCVENSTIGDQNTPAIFQSEIKAGGGWDMWRKIAAQDKSFGHPDKFCYDPEQSNWMSATVNTLDQRVVPYIQNICKRDPFSGKVVTGGIVTVKDSSWLLSWTINRQPQFRNQPKDQLLVWVYGLFSDQPGDYVKKPMRDCTGKEICMEWLYHIGVPESEIEDIAENSANTVPCMMPYITAFFMPRAYGDRPDVVPQGAVNFAFLGQFAETKRDTIFTTEYSIRTGMEAVYTLLDIDRGVPEVWGSVYDVRDLLNATVQLRDGKKATDMKLGFVEKIVVKEVLKKIGGTDIEKLLKEYHVI; via the coding sequence ATGTATTATTCAAGTGGTAATTATGAAGCGTTCGCCCGCCCGCTGAAGCCGGAGGGAGTCGACGGGAAATCGGCGTATATTGTTGGCAGCGGTCTTGCAGCCCTTGCAGCAGCCTGCTTTCTTGTCAGAGACGGACAGATGGCAGGAAAGCATGTCCATGTTCTGGAGAAAGACCCTATTCCCGGCGGCGCTTGCGACGGTTATCAGTATGAAAATGTCGGTTATGTCATGCGAGGCGGCCGGGAGATGGACAACCATTTCGAGTGTATGTGGGACTTGTTCCGTTCCATTCCATCCATTGAAACAGAGGGGATATCCGTTCTGGATGAATACTACTGGCTGAATAAAGCAGACCCTAATTATTCCCTTTGCCGGGCTACGCTAAACCGCGGAGAGGATGCCCATACCGAAGGGAAATTCGATATTTCGGATAAGGGCGCCATGGAGATCATGAAGTTGTTTTTCACGGCGAATGAAGAACTTCAGGATAAGCGCATTACCGATGTGTTCGACGACGAAGTGCTGGATTCTAATTTCTGGATGTATTGGCGTACTATGTTTGCCTTTGAAAACTGGCACAGCGCCCTGGAGATGAAGCTCTATATTCAGCGCTTTATCCATCATATTGGTGGTCTGCCAGACTTTAAGGCTCTGCGTTTTACCAAGTACAACCAGTATGAATCCATGATTCTTCCTATGGTAAAATATTTGGAAGGCTTTGGCGTACAGTTTCACTACGGTGTCAAGGTTGTAAATGTGAAATTTAACTGTGCCGGGAGTAAAAAGCAGGCTGCGAGTATAGAGGTAATTAGAGACGGCAAGGAAGAAAGCATAGATCTTACTGAAAACGATCTCGTATTTATCACTAACGGCGGCTGTGTGGAGAACTCCACCATCGGTGACCAGAATACACCGGCAATCTTTCAGTCCGAGATCAAAGCCGGCGGCGGATGGGATATGTGGCGTAAGATTGCGGCTCAAGACAAGTCTTTCGGCCATCCTGACAAATTTTGTTATGATCCTGAGCAGTCCAACTGGATGAGTGCTACTGTCAATACCCTCGACCAGCGCGTCGTTCCTTATATTCAGAATATTTGTAAGCGAGACCCCTTCTCAGGCAAAGTGGTTACCGGAGGTATTGTCACCGTAAAGGATTCCTCATGGCTCTTGAGCTGGACCATTAACCGTCAGCCCCAGTTTCGTAATCAGCCTAAGGATCAGCTCCTCGTCTGGGTGTACGGTTTATTTTCCGATCAGCCCGGCGATTATGTGAAGAAACCCATGCGGGATTGCACCGGCAAAGAAATATGTATGGAGTGGCTGTACCATATCGGTGTGCCCGAAAGTGAAATTGAGGATATTGCTGAAAACAGCGCAAACACCGTGCCCTGTATGATGCCGTATATCACTGCGTTCTTCATGCCCCGCGCATATGGAGACAGACCGGACGTAGTTCCGCAGGGAGCCGTTAACTTTGCCTTTCTCGGACAGTTTGCGGAAACGAAGCGTGATACCATCTTTACCACTGAGTATTCTATCCGTACCGGAATGGAGGCAGTTTATACTTTGTTGGATATCGATCGCGGCGTACCTGAGGTATGGGGAAGCGTATACGATGTCCGGGATCTGTTAAATGCTACTGTGCAGCTTCGCGACGGCAAAAAAGCCACCGACATGAAGCTGGGATTTGTGGAAAAGATAGTAGTTAAAGAAGTACTTAAAAAAATTGGAGGCACGGATATAGAAAAGTTATTGAAGGAATATCATGTGATTTGA
- a CDS encoding TetR/AcrR family transcriptional regulator codes for MSQTTKRALEASLKNLLLKKPLDKITINDIAEDCGINRMTFYYHFKDIYDLVEWSCVEDAAKALEGKKTYDTWQQGFLQIFEAVLANKPFIMNVYHSVSREQVEIYLYRLTYDLMIGVVEEKADGMAVRDEDKKFIADFYKFAFVGLMLDWIKKDMREGPQTIIDRLATLVHGNISSALESYRTDKNASKSEK; via the coding sequence ATGTCGCAAACGACGAAACGGGCTCTGGAAGCATCGCTTAAAAACCTGCTTTTGAAGAAGCCTTTGGATAAAATTACGATTAACGACATTGCTGAGGACTGCGGTATAAACCGCATGACCTTTTACTATCATTTTAAGGATATTTACGACCTTGTGGAGTGGTCCTGCGTGGAGGATGCTGCTAAGGCATTGGAAGGGAAGAAGACCTATGACACTTGGCAGCAGGGCTTTTTGCAGATTTTTGAAGCTGTCTTAGCCAACAAGCCGTTTATTATGAATGTTTATCACTCCGTCAGCAGAGAGCAGGTGGAAATCTATTTATACAGACTGACCTATGATTTGATGATTGGCGTTGTGGAAGAAAAGGCTGACGGGATGGCTGTTCGGGATGAGGATAAGAAATTTATCGCCGATTTCTATAAATTTGCATTTGTTGGCCTTATGTTAGATTGGATCAAAAAAGATATGCGGGAGGGGCCGCAGACCATTATCGACCGTTTGGCGACTCTCGTACATGGAAATATTTCTTCCGCCCTGGAAAGCTACCGTACGGACAAAAATGCATCAAAGTCTGAAAAATGA
- a CDS encoding rhodanese-like domain-containing protein, translating to MGQGLDITIAQLEEMEKQEYVLIDVRDEISFGHGYIPGAVNIGMSQIEQGDYELPKDKKIILYCGKGVISADAAGLLNARGFEAYNLQSGYGAWLLSSLEKEADREGAEEVRCEEIEKSIKKKFHKALFSRFAKAINTYELVKEGDKIAVCISGGKDSMLMAKLFQELKRHNKFPFELVFLVMDPGYNETNRKVIENNAGLLKVPVTVFETNIFESVYEVEKSPCYLCARMRRGYLYSKAKELGCNKIALGHHYDDVIETILMGMLYGGQVQTMMPKLHSTNFEGMELIRPMYLIREDDIKHWRDYNNLHFIQCACRFTDNCTTCRSDGSMGSKRMEIKELIKQLKKVNPYVEGNIFKSMENVNLSTIVAYKENGIVHNFLENYDKIEE from the coding sequence ATGGGACAAGGATTAGATATCACAATCGCACAGCTGGAAGAAATGGAGAAGCAAGAGTATGTGTTGATTGACGTCAGGGATGAAATATCCTTTGGACACGGCTATATACCGGGAGCGGTAAATATCGGTATGAGTCAGATAGAACAGGGAGATTATGAGCTGCCGAAGGATAAAAAGATTATATTATACTGCGGAAAGGGAGTTATCAGCGCAGACGCAGCAGGTCTTCTGAATGCACGCGGCTTTGAAGCGTACAACCTTCAAAGCGGCTACGGCGCATGGCTTCTGTCCTCTTTAGAAAAAGAAGCGGACAGAGAAGGTGCGGAGGAAGTCAGATGTGAAGAAATTGAAAAAAGCATTAAAAAGAAATTCCACAAAGCGCTTTTTTCCAGATTTGCCAAAGCAATAAACACCTATGAGCTCGTAAAAGAAGGCGATAAAATTGCCGTATGTATATCCGGAGGCAAAGACTCCATGCTTATGGCTAAGCTGTTTCAGGAGTTGAAGAGGCATAATAAATTTCCCTTTGAGCTGGTATTTCTTGTTATGGACCCGGGATACAATGAGACGAATCGTAAAGTGATCGAGAACAACGCCGGATTGTTAAAGGTGCCTGTTACCGTTTTTGAAACGAATATTTTTGAATCCGTCTATGAAGTGGAGAAATCCCCCTGCTATCTTTGTGCGAGAATGCGCAGAGGTTATCTTTACAGCAAGGCGAAGGAGCTAGGCTGCAATAAAATTGCTTTGGGACATCACTATGACGATGTCATAGAGACGATATTGATGGGAATGCTGTACGGCGGTCAGGTGCAGACTATGATGCCGAAGCTTCACAGTACCAACTTCGAAGGCATGGAGCTGATACGTCCGATGTATCTCATTCGCGAGGATGACATTAAGCACTGGAGAGATTATAATAATCTGCACTTCATTCAATGCGCCTGCCGCTTTACGGACAATTGTACCACCTGTCGAAGCGACGGAAGCATGGGCTCGAAGCGAATGGAAATCAAGGAGCTGATTAAGCAGCTTAAGAAAGTAAATCCATATGTAGAGGGTAATATTTTTAAAAGTATGGAAAATGTAAACCTAAGTACGATCGTTGCATATAAAGAAAACGGCATTGTCCACAATTTCTTGGAAAATTATGATAAAATAGAGGAATAA
- a CDS encoding tRNA threonylcarbamoyladenosine dehydratase: MLNQFSRTQLLLGEEAMNKLQNARVAIFGIGGVGGFAVEALVRSGIKSFDLIDDDKVCLTNLNRQLIATYKTVGQYKVDVMKARILEINPKAEVNVHKCFYLPENAGDFDFTSYSYVIDAVDTVTAKLDLVVRANESGIPIISCMGAGNKLDATKFEVDDIYNTSMCPLAKVMRRELKKRGIGRLKVVYSKEKPVRPIEDMAISCRTQCICPPGAAHKCTERRDIPGSVAFVPSVAGLILAGEVIKDICGMEA, encoded by the coding sequence ATGTTAAATCAATTTTCAAGAACACAATTATTATTGGGCGAAGAGGCGATGAATAAGCTGCAAAATGCCAGGGTTGCCATATTCGGTATTGGAGGAGTCGGAGGCTTTGCAGTGGAGGCCCTGGTTCGAAGCGGCATAAAGAGCTTCGACTTAATTGATGATGACAAGGTTTGTCTTACCAACCTGAACAGACAGCTTATTGCAACCTATAAGACGGTAGGACAATATAAGGTGGACGTGATGAAGGCGCGCATATTGGAAATCAATCCGAAGGCGGAAGTAAATGTACATAAATGTTTTTATCTTCCGGAGAATGCCGGTGACTTCGATTTCACGTCTTATTCGTACGTAATCGACGCTGTGGATACCGTGACGGCCAAGCTTGACCTTGTGGTTCGTGCCAACGAGTCGGGGATTCCGATTATAAGCTGTATGGGAGCAGGGAACAAACTGGATGCGACGAAATTCGAGGTGGATGATATCTATAATACATCCATGTGTCCCCTTGCCAAAGTAATGAGACGGGAACTGAAAAAAAGAGGAATCGGACGGCTGAAAGTAGTTTATTCCAAGGAAAAGCCCGTACGGCCAATAGAAGATATGGCGATCAGCTGCAGGACTCAGTGTATCTGTCCTCCCGGAGCAGCCCATAAATGCACGGAAAGGCGGGATATTCCGGGAAGCGTAGCTTTCGTGCCTTCTGTAGCCGGGTTAATCCTTGCGGGAGAAGTCATAAAAGATATATGCGGGATGGAAGCTTAG
- a CDS encoding GGDEF domain-containing protein: MIEKITLNKLQKNLDFFHKMYDVVRLVDPIHKRVIDYRSNGTEHTCEACYDYWGNGQICENCVSMRAYREQKSFIKLEHSPEAVMLVTALPIDSDQEPVVLELLKNATDTMMIGSGDYNKGEIFFNAIQDISNMIIRDELTSLYNRRFLDERLPADIVNAVTRQRPLSLIFIDIDNMKTVNDTLGHAAGDKLLERASKLIQGSIRTETDWVARYGGDEFVVCLNNADKEAALRISEQIENNFSNEVFSVQDTEITIKASLGVMTMPDSGLTAEELIDLADENMYVSKKRHKKNK; this comes from the coding sequence ATGATTGAAAAGATAACTTTAAATAAATTACAGAAAAATCTGGATTTTTTTCATAAGATGTATGATGTAGTTCGGCTTGTAGATCCAATCCATAAAAGAGTGATAGATTATCGCAGTAACGGCACAGAGCATACATGTGAAGCTTGTTATGATTACTGGGGGAATGGGCAGATTTGTGAAAACTGCGTTTCAATGAGAGCATACCGTGAACAGAAGAGTTTTATAAAATTGGAGCACAGTCCCGAAGCGGTTATGCTGGTTACGGCTTTACCGATAGATTCTGATCAGGAGCCTGTAGTTTTGGAACTTTTAAAAAATGCGACAGACACTATGATGATTGGCTCGGGTGACTATAACAAGGGGGAAATATTTTTTAATGCCATTCAGGACATAAGCAACATGATAATCCGCGATGAATTGACATCCCTTTACAACCGTAGATTTCTGGACGAACGTCTGCCCGCAGACATTGTAAATGCTGTAACCAGACAAAGGCCATTGTCTTTGATTTTTATCGATATTGATAATATGAAAACGGTAAATGATACGTTAGGTCATGCGGCTGGTGACAAACTTTTGGAGAGGGCATCGAAATTAATTCAGGGAAGTATCCGGACCGAAACGGATTGGGTAGCCCGCTACGGAGGAGATGAGTTCGTAGTATGTCTGAATAATGCCGACAAGGAAGCCGCACTTCGTATTTCTGAACAGATTGAGAATAATTTTAGCAACGAAGTATTTTCTGTACAGGATACTGAAATTACGATTAAAGCATCACTTGGTGTAATGACAATGCCGGATTCCGGATTGACGGCGGAAGAACTGATTGATTTGGCTGATGAAAATATGTATGTCTCCAAAAAACGGCACAAAAAAAATAAATAG
- a CDS encoding GNAT family N-acetyltransferase yields the protein MVSLKEINENNFRIVVGMKVNEEQSKYVASNVYSLAQAWLYPEEAKPYAIYNDEDIIGFMMFDWNEKERECGIWRFMIASNQQGKGYGRKALAYALKLIKETGKFDYVSLDYVPDNVVGKHLYESMGFIETGEIEDGEIIMKLDIIS from the coding sequence ATGGTATCATTAAAAGAAATAAACGAAAATAATTTTAGAATAGTCGTGGGGATGAAAGTAAATGAAGAACAAAGTAAGTATGTAGCCTCTAATGTATATTCGTTAGCGCAGGCTTGGCTTTATCCTGAGGAAGCAAAACCGTATGCCATATATAACGATGAAGACATCATAGGGTTTATGATGTTTGATTGGAATGAAAAAGAACGAGAATGTGGCATATGGCGATTTATGATAGCTAGTAATCAACAAGGTAAGGGGTATGGCAGAAAAGCTTTGGCGTACGCTCTTAAGTTAATCAAAGAAACTGGTAAGTTTGACTATGTATCTTTAGATTATGTTCCTGATAATGTTGTTGGAAAGCATTTATACGAAAGTATGGGTTTTATAGAAACAGGAGAAATTGAAGATGGTGAAATTATTATGAAGTTAGATATAATTTCTTGA
- a CDS encoding MFS transporter, producing the protein MDQAYDKVYMKRNVILFNIALMTFMATLDGSIVNVALPTMAKKMSISTEAISWVVSIYLLVIAGTILIFGRLGDIIGKTKIFNFGIIIFTMGSLICGIAGSFPFLLFARVVQAIGAAGTMSANQGIITQVFPPQERGRALGINGTFVALGSLAGPPIGGFIVGSLDWNYIFLINVPIGIIVYFLSFRLLPKSVENSDEKLDIKGAILFAVAIVSLFGSLLIGEDYGYRHPYIIGGFILFVLSFVTFIIVENRMEVPLLQLKLFQNKLFSLSIFCGFISFIAINSLTIIQPFYLQNTLKFSPSFTGLIMMVFPVVLAVVAPLSGALSDKIGSEILTFIGLLINSVGLFLMSTLTEHTSLYILIIYIVIMSIGNGLFQSPNNSLILSNAPKNMLGIVGSVNALVRNLGMITGIAMAILILYGRMSSIIGYDVSTYIEGRDDVFIYGMKGAYIAAASVCAVGAVLTAIRLVKRKNEKK; encoded by the coding sequence ATGGATCAGGCATACGATAAAGTTTATATGAAAAGAAATGTTATTTTATTTAATATTGCATTAATGACTTTTATGGCAACGTTAGATGGCAGTATCGTTAACGTTGCATTACCTACTATGGCAAAAAAAATGTCTATAAGTACGGAAGCAATTTCCTGGGTAGTTTCTATTTATCTGCTGGTAATTGCAGGTACCATATTAATTTTCGGCAGACTGGGCGATATCATAGGAAAAACCAAGATTTTTAACTTTGGTATTATAATTTTTACCATGGGCTCACTTATCTGCGGTATTGCAGGATCTTTTCCTTTTCTGCTCTTCGCAAGAGTCGTACAGGCTATCGGTGCCGCTGGAACCATGTCTGCTAATCAGGGTATTATAACACAGGTATTCCCTCCTCAGGAAAGGGGAAGGGCCCTTGGTATTAACGGCACCTTTGTAGCACTTGGTTCTTTGGCAGGTCCGCCTATAGGAGGTTTCATCGTAGGTTCTCTGGATTGGAATTATATCTTTTTGATTAATGTTCCTATCGGTATCATTGTATATTTCCTCTCATTCCGATTGCTTCCTAAATCAGTTGAAAATTCGGATGAAAAACTGGATATTAAAGGTGCAATACTCTTTGCCGTTGCCATCGTATCCTTATTCGGGTCCCTGTTAATAGGTGAAGATTATGGTTATAGACATCCATATATCATTGGCGGATTTATTTTATTTGTGTTATCATTTGTTACATTCATTATTGTTGAGAATAGGATGGAAGTACCTCTTTTGCAACTAAAACTGTTTCAGAATAAGCTATTTTCTCTCAGTATATTCTGCGGCTTTATATCCTTTATCGCCATCAACAGTTTAACGATTATTCAGCCCTTTTATCTTCAAAATACCCTGAAATTTTCACCCAGTTTTACCGGACTGATTATGATGGTATTTCCGGTAGTATTGGCTGTAGTGGCTCCTTTAAGCGGAGCATTATCTGATAAAATAGGTTCGGAAATTTTAACCTTTATAGGATTGTTGATAAACAGTGTCGGTTTATTTTTAATGTCTACTTTAACGGAACACACCAGTTTGTATATTCTGATTATTTATATTGTTATTATGTCCATTGGAAACGGCTTGTTTCAATCTCCTAATAATTCCTTGATTTTATCCAATGCTCCAAAGAACATGCTGGGTATTGTAGGCAGTGTAAATGCGCTGGTTAGAAATCTTGGAATGATTACTGGCATTGCCATGGCTATTCTTATTCTCTATGGCAGAATGAGCAGTATAATCGGTTATGATGTCTCAACTTATATTGAAGGCAGGGATGATGTATTTATCTATGGTATGAAAGGTGCTTATATTGCAGCTGCGAGTGTTTGTGCCGTTGGTGCTGTTCTAACAGCCATTCGCTTAGTCAAAAGGAAAAATGAAAAAAAATAA
- a CDS encoding MarR family transcriptional regulator, with protein sequence MQKARIPITKLTGGIYRNTLEYTNEVFKKYSLGSGTYPYLMILYNKEGISQNQISKELAVDKALSARVIKKLIDLGYVRKETNSKDSRAYCLYLTDKAKLIIPSMKEELAKWNGIMTQNLTEEEKDDITDLLSKVLGNIKIYRLENEESD encoded by the coding sequence ATGCAGAAAGCAAGAATTCCTATTACGAAATTAACGGGAGGTATATATCGTAATACTTTGGAATACACCAATGAAGTTTTTAAAAAATATTCGCTGGGCAGCGGTACTTATCCCTATCTGATGATTCTATATAATAAAGAAGGAATCAGTCAGAATCAGATCAGTAAAGAGCTGGCAGTAGATAAAGCTCTATCGGCAAGAGTTATAAAAAAGCTAATTGATTTAGGTTATGTAAGAAAAGAAACCAATTCAAAAGATTCCAGGGCTTACTGTCTTTATTTAACGGACAAAGCAAAACTTATTATTCCTTCCATGAAGGAAGAATTAGCTAAATGGAATGGGATTATGACACAGAACCTTACGGAAGAAGAAAAAGATGATATTACAGATCTTTTGAGCAAGGTTTTGGGAAATATAAAAATATACAGATTAGAAAACGAGGAAAGTGACTAA
- a CDS encoding cold-shock protein, with protein MNKGTVKWFNGQKGFGFISDEQGDDVFVHYSGLAMDGYKTLDEGQSVTFDVTKGARGLQAINVVIA; from the coding sequence ATGAATAAAGGTACAGTAAAATGGTTCAACGGACAAAAAGGTTTTGGGTTCATCTCTGATGAGCAGGGTGATGATGTATTCGTACATTACTCAGGTCTTGCAATGGATGGATATAAAACATTAGACGAAGGACAGTCTGTAACATTTGATGTTACAAAAGGTGCACGCGGATTACAAGCTATCAATGTTGTCATTGCATAA
- a CDS encoding hemerythrin encodes MFDFKFDWSKEVECGVEIIDALHREFFHIGRDIEQLLMNECINVSDSQLLNIVCSLRDYASYQIYTKEALMKEYRYPKTYIQRKSLYTLQESILSIDINELGRTPQIALTRLKEDLQTFLFNHILIESSEFGRYLNSCGVH; translated from the coding sequence ATGTTCGATTTTAAATTTGATTGGAGCAAGGAAGTTGAGTGCGGGGTTGAAATTATCGATGCGTTGCACCGTGAGTTTTTTCATATTGGCAGAGACATAGAGCAATTATTAATGAATGAGTGTATTAATGTCTCCGATAGCCAGCTTTTAAATATTGTGTGTTCATTAAGAGACTATGCTTCTTATCAGATATACACTAAAGAAGCATTGATGAAAGAATACAGATATCCCAAAACATATATCCAACGTAAATCTTTGTATACTTTACAGGAAAGCATTCTTTCCATTGACATAAATGAACTTGGAAGAACACCGCAAATAGCTCTTACCAGGCTGAAAGAAGATTTGCAAACATTTCTGTTTAATCATATTTTAATTGAATCAAGTGAATTTGGCAGATATCTAAATTCATGCGGTGTACATTAA